A stretch of DNA from Manihot esculenta cultivar AM560-2 chromosome 7, M.esculenta_v8, whole genome shotgun sequence:
acaaccatctaagcaaatacttattgagattaaagcatttttcactctctctctctcaaaaccttgagccaaagcattaatttcttgaaagcctgtcttgagttgtaattggttagTTTTTTAAGAGTGAGTGAAGGTTGTTGATTGTTTCTATTGTAGTGGGTGTGGTATTGAGCAAAtgattgctcttgagtgaaaaagagaatTGTTAAGAGCAAAGGTTTGCTCTAAGAttgtggagttgaactctcaaggagggccttgaggagaggacgtaggcttgagatagctgaacctctataaatcctaGTGTTGATTATCTTCTTTCTTATTGTCTTCTAATTTGTCTTTttgtcttaaattttttataaatccaATTTACCCCCTCTTGGGTTGTTTCAAGGGACAACAACAATAATTGCccaaagaaggccatgtgttgGCATTCGAAGAAAGAGCCATGTGGTAAGAGTCTAATAAGATGATATTCGATCCCaccgagaaaaaaaaaaagaaccgaGCGCTTTAGGTCGACATCAAATCAGTTCAGTTCGTCAAGGATCACCCTATCAACTATAGGACATGGCTCTATAGGAAGTTATCATAAACGACTACAATCTAACAGATTCCCTTTACGCTTGTAATCATGAGATCGTTAATCAATTAACCGGCGATATTCCTTATCAACAAGCCGGCTATATTATTGTCGGATTTAAGTTAAGGATCACAGAGACAAAGATATGCAATtattttgattcaaaaaaaaaaagatatgcaATTATTATACAACTACTCTTGTATTCTAATTCTTATAGTCGTTCTATTCTCCAATTTACTACTTGAGCATTGGAATAGCTGCCGTAAGCGCCAACCACATTTCTCTCTTTTTTGCAGAATTAACCAATCACAGTATAACTCTATTTCGACCATATCATCAATTTGATTTCAGCAACATCAAGTATACACCAAATTGATATTTTCTTattagtttataaaaaaatattaacattaaattgaaattttagttctTCGGtagaatatatttaataaaatttttggcagaagtattataaaattaaaaggtcTTAATTTAGGGTAAAACCAATAAAATTATTGAGCCTTAAttgtgaattttattaaaaatcaaggaaataatgtaatatatatatattttttaaaatttcaaatggatattatttttaaaagaaatagagaccataaaatttttaaatttttgaaaggactctaattttttaaacagaaaattattttttagttcctgagatttaacataattaatacttCTGTTTCTCTATTTTAACGACTCAACATTTAAgttctcactttctcttccgtccgaaTTTGTAATCCTTCCATAAAAAATAACCATTTGGTCAAAAAGTAAAAAACTGAGgtgaaattttttatcaaaaatatgcTTAATGAAATTGTTAAAATCTTTGTCCATGTGAATgcctccatccttctttttaagGGATGTAGTGCCTACGTGGCACTAAAGTAGGACCCTCTAAAGTGGGACTTGGGACTCCCATTAAAGATGCTTTTAAGGGATGAAACAGAAAAATACCACCACTCATTTTAGGGACATACATTTTTTACTATAACACCTCCAAATGACAATGCAATTTGCTTTTGAGGTTGGGTGCTATGGTTTAGTAGTTCgtcattaataaataataataatttttaaatattgtaaaaaaataattatattaaaattatattataaaatattattttaatataaatttaaattaaagattttaaaataaaaatactttatattTGTCAATATGCACAAATCTTTGAGTAGTGGTCACAATTAAACCAAGTCTTGGTTGAATGTGTTGTTGTTTTCAAGGTGACATAAGAAATCAAAAACAAAATGTAAATTTGTGGTTAAAAGCAAAGCACACCATAATTGATATTTTCATTGTAGACAATCTCATGCCAAATGTGTTGCATGTGAACtcactatttttcttttttaagccATTGACTCTAAACCAttcattgagaaaaaaaattatgtggTTGAAGTCTACACCCAAAATTCATTccctatttttattaaaattattttttcaaaatacaCATAAATATTCGATCActatgatttaaaattaaattaaatgagataaattaaaaattaaaattttaatatttataaaaattaaaattaaattaattttaaacaaaaattgatttaaatagaattataattcaatttaatttgatcggatttatttttaataaattttttatttgaggcTATCTTTTGACCTTAATggtttaatgtatgttatgagacATTGCTTTCAATTAAAAGTTATGGACCACACCATATTTTAACTAACTCCAAACATGTCATGTGAAAATAATTCTCTATGTTGAGAATTGTAATTTTGCCAACATACTATATTTCATAAtctcttaatttaaaaatcaagaatttcaggggaatttgatttaattgtttttatttaaattactttttataatttaaaaaattaaaattatatatgattttacaaaaatttatttaaatttttctcataaaataaatcatgtTAAACGAATAAATATGGAGAGAGATTATAAGGGAAGAGAAAATACAAGCATGATTATATCATTTAATTCAAATGAAAAGGATGTGGTGATagaaaacttatttttttaggCTTTGTTTGGTTCAACTTCTCTATTTCTTGGAAAATCTAgtttctatttaaataaataagttactttccttaaaataaaagaagtaatttttttgaatttttagaaATTGGGTCTAagtattaatcaaataaattgaatatattaatttttttgataaattgaagtttttaaattaatttatctttaaCCAAACAAcgtcttaattaaaaaaatttttatttcaaaggaaAGAGATAGGGATATGGAGAGAGATTCTATAGGGAGAGAAAATACAAGTAGCTTCTATTGATCATTCAGCTTTGATTGCAACTTAGACATGGGCTGGTTTGAAATTGGACTGAAATGGATTAGACTTGGTTCAAATAAAATTAGAGTAGAACTgatcaaattcaaatttaatgaaGACTGTTTTGGAAATTATGCCAATTAGAAGCTCAAAATCTAAGGGCAAAGTTAAGATTAGTGAATCaccataatttttcatctctttttatatattaatcagtctttcgttaattttaaaagtattttattatttaatttttataatataaaaaatttattagttaatctctcaattttataaaattataaactaattaatctctcttatcaaaaatatttcaaattattaagttaaaattaataggaccattaattaatataatttttaaaaattataaatatattttaatatatatatttttttgaaataacaagaaaacttcattaattcaaagagaacaaagaaacaatatgaggaggaggtatatcaatccaaactccttgacctgactcagaatgagccgatgttgctagaacatgagcgacatcatttgcagatctatgaacaaaaacacactttgcttcctcataactagatagaagcaatttacaatcttgaaccacaaggccaaaagacgataaatcatctaacaaaacacaattaactgacatcacaagtacctgagcatccaattcgaaaagaactcgatcccatccacactctttaatccagctcaatgcTTCCTGGAATGCTATAGTTTCAGCACACTTTGCATCCATCTGGCTATAAAAAGAGACTGCTCTAGCAGCCACAAAACTCCCATCATCCTTCCGGATTACACAACCGAAACCTACCGAACCTCGTTGCAAGCTTAAAGAAGcgtcatatattttttaaaattaaaaaaattactgaatttttttataccatataaattaaataatatttttttaatttttaatgagtcaattaaattttaatatttactaaaatttgaaaattaaaacgtttagatttttttttttaatatggctCTTGTGTGTGGTTGGAATATATTGTTTTTGGGCCCATCTGAATTTGTACCGTTAAAAGCATTAGATGAATCAGTCAGCAAATGGCGCAAGACCTCTTCACCATTTAAAGCCCAACATGACCAAGCCGTTTAGATAATTTATGAACGCAAAAATGCCAAGCCTAATTTAAATAGcaagaatattatttttttaaggagatttattatttaatttttaaattttactattattaataaataagttttatattttaaaaaatatattaaaacattaaatcaTAAGTACTtccgaaaaagaagagaaaaaacttttaaaatccAGTTTTACCTGCTTACACCTTCTACCTGCTTTTGCTCTTTTTCCTTTCTCCACCAGCTCTTCTTTTTTCTCTGTTATACTGAGACCAATAACCAATGCAACTGAATCCAAACAAATGCCACAACTTCTCATCTGAGAAAGCAATTCAAGTGCCACCCTAAATTTGCCCGACGACAAGCACCTTCCAGCTATAGTGTTCCAAATTATAATATTCAATTCAACACCTGCTATCTGCATTTTTTCAAACAGCTCAAATTCTTCCTTCCACATTCCCTTGGAGGCATAACCAGAAATCATTGCATTCCAAGAAACAGCATCTCTTTCTGGCATTTTGTCAAAAAGCAACGGGCAATCTCCAATTCACCAGTCTTCGCATACATCTCTTTCTGGCATTTTGTCAAACAAGCAATGGGCAATCTCCAATTCACCAGTCTTCGCATACATTAAAACTAAGGAATTATGTACAAATAAGCTCCATACAATTTTCGCCGCAGGCCTTGAGAGCAGATGGATAGGTGAAATTATCGGGTCTAATGCCATTACTTATCATCTTCGTATAGGCAGAAAGAGCCTCATCATATAGTCCATTTCTAACATAAGAAGAGATAAGCAGATTCCAAGGAAATGGGTGCAAAATATTGGAATTCTCAGTAATGATCTGAGCATTAATTAAAAGATCAAATTTCGAGTAAAAATTGACAAGCTTGGGAACCAAAATGGGATGTTGCTCAAATCCCAAACAGATAACGAGGGCATGTAGTCGTTTGCCCTGTGGTAGCGCTTTAAGGTTGACACAAGctaaaagaagagaagagataAGTTCCAGTTTTTCCGAGGACCAAGTTGACAAGTTCCTTcctattttcttcttcttcagctAACTGACCAAATCAAAGGTATCTAACACTATGCACTAAACACCCTTGAGACTAATTGACAGCAGCTAAAATCTTAAGCAAAACTTTCAAAGTTACTCAAAAAATCAAGAACAATCTCCATAGAATGTGAGCATATCTCTCAAATTGACCTCAACCCCATTGTCTACGTCAAAGTAAAAATTGAACAAGAGAGGTTTATGCTACATgctctaattattattttattctaaaatctGTATTAATTTAGCgagttgaatttaatttaattttaaattgaatcgatcggatattaaatactataatacaataattatataataatatttcttttttttaattgaataaatttGTTCTCATAGTAAGGAACAATGAATCCAACATGAACTTATTACTTCAAATATTGTTGAAATTTTATTCAGCTGatggtaaaattttatttttagaaattatatatgcatttttctttttttttttcatattatttatttattgtcatTATCACTATTTGGGACTGTGGTAACACTCCAGCAAGGAAGAATAACAAGTAAAATAAGCgagacaaaaaataaataaaatttataaattagtttttacatttctaaaatttagctgtttcatttttataattttcaaaaataacaaaattttattGTGTACTTTTAGAAACAAACTCACCTTGTTTATTTAAACTATTAGactaaattattgatttttttaatcataaaagctaaataaataattttttagaaatacaaagattaatttataacttTCACTAATTtgcacaattaaaaaaaatatcgtcattattttaactctatttttttagagtgtgaatatttttttttgtccatccattttatttttcaaacacttgatttttttaattaattgatcaaGTGACTCTCGACATAGCTTCTTCTCCTTGACGTGGCTTCTTCTCGTTTGAGCTATGTGAATTTTTTTCTAAActgaatcgaaataaataaaaaattaaattaaaattttaaattgatttaatcaatttttctcATTTGAACTAAATAGATTTACTCTTAAAtcagataataatatattatttttaataatataaagattagatcataattaaaattaaaatatttaattaaattttaaaataataaaaataaaatataaaaaataaaaaatgtagtAAAAAGTTTAACCCATCagtttaaatcgaattgaatcgaatcaaaatgattcgattcaattcaatttattttttatttaaaatcaattttatttttattaatattaaaattttaaattttaatttattcagtttaattcaatttaaaattaaatcgatttaatCATCACCCTAATTTcaactctttctttcttttttttcttttaatagttGTAATGGCCATTTAAacagttttattttatataaatctgAATTGAACATAAAAGCATAAGTCATAAATAATTCAGTAATAAATTTATGTTGGTTTCTTGGTTTCGAACTCGATTTCGCTTTGtctgaaattgaaatttttaaaagtggAATGCCTTTTTAaggatttaaaatattaaatgtaaaaaaaatataaataactaataagataaataataaaaataaatataatccaAATATAAAGATTTATCCCTAGAAATGTGGTATCACTCCTAGGTTTGAAGGGAAATTATCCACTATGTGGATccattttataagaatttattaattttttttaaataaatatattaaacattttattaaatattatgaaaaatgttgagaagttttttaaaaataaaattaaatagaattataataattaatttatataattaaaaaaataaataataattttaaaataataaaaaataaataaaaattataaaatgaaaaatatattactttattttaaaataataattcaatcGACTTTCCCTAGCAAATTAGTCTTTAATCCCTACTAATAATTTAGAAATGATCAAATAATGAAGAAAATGAGAGTTGAGTCACATTTGAAATAACTGAATCTACTTGCCACCTTCAGTCTTCATTTATATTCAATAGAATATTTGAAATAACTCACAAGTCCAGCTGCAGCTTCAATGTCCATTGAAGCTGCAGTTGATTGTTATGAATTCAGACGGTGAACCTCTCCTACCTAACTtccaatttcaaataatttGATGGACCCACCAAAAACCCTAATAAATTGCATATATcatctttataattaattacaagTTGTCACCACTAAATCCTCCTTGTAAACTTGGAATCTCCGCCGTAGATTTGACGGAGTTTTCGATCCAAAACCAGGCAAAGTCGTTAATTCCCACCTGGTCTTTGCAGCTCAAAACCCAGTTGCTGTAATTCTGAATCCTGATCTTTCAATTTTCACATCACATCCTTTGATCACCAGAAACTTTCACCAGTAATGGCAATTTCTAGTGATTCAATCATTAGATGCCATCAGAAAATCTTTGCAAAGCACCCAATTCTTGAATTAGAGAATGGGGTTTTTAGAATAGCTGTGGGTGCTCGTGGGGTTTCTTGCAGTACAAGAAAGCTAAGAAGTAAGGCTAGAGTTGGAGTCAGACCATTGGCAGAAGCAAGTGTTGAGGGCTTGAAGAATTTTGAGGGGGATTTAGACTTTGGATTGGATGCTGCGGCCGAGAGGGAGTTGACAGAAAAAGGGTTCTCAGGGATGAGGAAGACGAAGCTGGTGTGTACTATAGGGCCGGCGTGTTGCTCATTGGAAGATTTGGAGAGATTGGCTAGAGGAGGGATGAATGTGGCTAGGCTTAATATGTGTCATAATACAAAGGAGTGGCACAGAGATGTTATTAGGAAGATCAAGAGGTTAAATGACGAAAAGGGGTTTTGTGTTTCAGTGATGATCGATACTGAAGGCAGCCAGATTCATGTAGTTGATCATGGAGCTCCTTCTTCTCTGAAAGCAGAGGTATCTAAAATCTTAAATGATCCCACTTTCTGGTTTGTCACTTATTTCTGGGCTAGTGGCATTAATTACAATgtcattattaatttatctttgCTGAATTTTTCAACATTTCTTTTGGTAGCTGTTGATTGGGAGGAAAATGAGTTGAGTAGCCGAAGCCTGAAACTAGTAACTAGATATGCTTTAATTAGGGTACATACAATAATTGACCTTATCTTTTAGGTTTAGGATCATAATTTTCACTTGAAAGACTTGCAATTTCTTTTTGAGGCTCTGTTTCTCTTTGGAGCATTTGcagtaagaaataaaaaatagtggAGGCATGATTCTGGACTTGTTTATATGCTTAGGAGAAGTGATGTTATCATTGTGTACATGGATAAATAGCAGAACTAGTAATTGGTTTTGTTTTAATTTGGGAAAGACAATGACTAAGGCCTATCTACTGTTTCTTAGATTGGCTTTTCATAGTCATTTCTTAAGTGGGAATATAATATCTAATGCATTTTTGTTCTTGTGGCATCAGGAAGGTTCAGTTTGGGTATTTACAGCCCAAAAATTTGAAGGTTCACGTCCATTCACGGTTAGAGCAAACTATGAAGGGTTCTCTGAAGGTGGTGAATTTGTTGCCTATTTGTtagttgatatatatatatatatatatataaatagagggagagagagaaaagataatTTGCATAATTGAATGGTTGGTTTGCAGGCATTATGGTAGGCGATGAACTGATCATTGATGGAGGAATGGCAAGCTTTCAAGTAGTTGAAAGGATGGGAAATGATTTGCGTTGTAAGTGCACAGATCCTGGTCTACTCCTACCCCGAGCCAAATTGAGCTTCTGGCGGAATGGGAAACTTTCTTACCAAGGTCAACCAACTATATCAGAAAAGGTTGAATTATGCTTATTTAATTCTGGCAATAATTTCCTCATATTCTCCTGTGTTCAAGATTTTTCTTGATATTACTTTAGCTGGCTTGCCAGTAGGTtgtttgaataaaaatatttaaagtcaAAATTCGGTCTGTCGCAAAATGGAAATCTCATTGTTAACTCTTCAACTTTCTAGAGATTTTCTAAAGGGAAGCTTGTAAATTTAGCAAAAAAGTCGGGAGGAAAAATAGAAGTTGTAGGTTAACCTCTTATGCTAATGACTTGTTCACTGAAAATGTTGCACatattgttttcttttcttataaTTTATATGTACCACAAAAAAATTTACCTATTGCTTCAGGctattagattttaaatataacGTTCCTTAGGGTTCAATTGGCTCTGCATGTGGGGCTGAACCACAGCTtttaggggggggggggggggatgaAATGGAGCTGTCTTCCTAAGCTGTCATCTCCAAGAGCTGTGGTTTGGCTCTTTCCATCTGGCAAAACAGAATTTTAAATAGATAAGGAGGTTAGTGTTAGCAGAAACCATAAACATCCAACCAATATGTTCTCCTGCACATAATCATAGTTTCCTCTTTTCAGGACTGGGAAGACATTGATTTTGGAATTTCCGAAGGTGTTGATTTTGTTGCTGTGTCATTTGTAAATGATGCGGAGCCTGTCAAACATCTGAAGAACTATCTCTCAACCAAGGCATCAAAGTAAGAAAGTACTAATCACAAAATTAACATTTCATATTATTTCACTATAATCCTCGTGTAATTGCTGACAAGCTGCTTATTAGCCAAAAGttcaaaaaatgaataaaagtagCTGTTTCAGCTTAGATTTTGTCTCAGTAATAAAGGCTAACATAAGAAATGAGAGCTGGTTGTCCAATAAAACTTGTGCTGCTCTCTGTCCATTGTTATTCCTTATGCTTCCATCTTCCATTAGGTTCAATTTCTTCTTCAGTTGTGCCCAGTAAATGCTGCATCAATGGCTGATAGAACagctaatttattaatttgtggATGGAGAAAAAGAGAGGAAACAGCAGGGAAAAACTGGAGAGAATGTTATTCTGCAATTGATTTCTGAGATTGTGTTGCGATATTTGTGCTGTAGTGTTGAAATTTTTCTGTCCAACATTTTGTTAATTTAGTTGTACACCTGCTGCAaaagttttttatttgtttttcccCCCTTTTTCTGCATGGTTTTTGGAATTAAAACAgcagaaatgaaaatttttaatgttCTCTGGCAGATGAAGGTTGAAACTGCTGTTGCAATGTTCTGcaattcaataaatataattattttaatttccagATCAATAAGAGTATTGGCAAAGATTGAGAGCCTGGAGTCTCTTCAGAAACTGGAAGAAATTGTAGAGGCTTCTGATGGAATTATGGTGGCTCGTGGTGACCTAGGAGTAGAAGTTCCACTTGAACAGATTCCAGCAGTCCAAGAGGCGATAACTGATATTTGCCGGCAGCTGAATAAGCCAGTGATTATAGCTTCTCAACTTCTTGAGTCAATGGTTGAATATCCAACACCAACACGTGCAGAGGTACTATAATGCGCTGATTATTACTCTGTTCTGGGCATTATAGAATGGTTGAATACACCTTCAATGACATCTTTCTTGCAATAAGGTTGCAGATGTATCTGAAGCAGTTAGGCAATATGCTGATGCAATGATGTTGTCTGGTGAGTCGGCTATTGGATCAtatggagagaaagctctttcTGTCTTGCGAATGGTCAGTGGTCGAATGGAACTTCAGAGTCGTGAAGAAAACCGTCAAAATGCTCTCCATCAATGTCATCTTGGAGATTCATTACTTGATTGTATATCTGAAGAGATATGCAATTCCGCGGTTGAAATGGGTATTGACTTTTCTCTTATGCATTGTCTTGGTTGCATAATATACAAAGTTCCTGCTAGGAATGTCTGCTCGAGTCCTATGATTGAACAACTTATCAATCTTGTGAAAACATTTGGTTCTTTATTTTTGCAAgcaaaacgaaaaaaaaaaaaaaaaaaaagaatttacagcatttatttattagtttttatttttgagGATTCACTTTGGAGGACTGATGAAGTAGATTGGTAGTTTAATCTATAAGCGACTTCATTCCTAGCACACGTAAACTTTTACTGAACATGTCAGTTGATTTCTGTCGAGCATCCTTCTAATCTATCGTCCTTGTATTCTGTCTGCAGCTAATAAACTTGGCATAGACGCGATCTTTGTCTACACAAAGCATGGAGAGATGGCATCACTCCTTTCTCGCAACCGTCCAAATCCGCCCATATTTGCTTTTACCGATGATACCGATGCTCGGATGGCTTTGACTTTGCAGTGGGGAGTTATCCCCATCCTTACTGATTTATCAGATGACATGGAATCCAACATATCGAAAACCATTGATCTTATAAAATCTAAAGGCATGATGAAAGAGGGAGATGCTGTTTTGATAGTCTCAGATCTCACTCCAGCTTGTGCAACTCGAACAGCCTTCCAGTCAATCCAGGTGAAGACCATTGTGTAGGAAAAACGGTCATCTTCAAAATACCCACTTGTCAAAGATACTTGGGAAGGTAATGTAATGGCAGAAACTCTCAAGAGTCTATGGTGAAACTGAAACTGCTCGACTGCCTTTTCCATGCATCTTGCAAATGGTCAAATTGCAATGACAATCTCTTTGTGTTGCCTTGGCAGAAAAAGTTGTTTAGCTTAGCACAGATTGTTGAACCAGATTTTACAGATCATTGTGTTATGATTTGTTTACATGTTTTCCCCTAAACTTGTGATTTTCATGTCGTTAAATTTGGATCAGATCTAATTCaccaaaaaattaattcatcaaGAGTGTTTATGGCCTATATAAGTCTCATATAAGAGACACATTACTCCTTTCTACAATCGATGTGGAATTCAACATACCTCTAGTCTCATATAAGAGACTCATTACCTCTTTCTACgatcgatgtgggattcaacatatTTCTTACGTTCAGAATTTTACTGatgcgtgacatatttataggAGGTCCGACATCGGACATGGAGACTTGGATCAGGTTTAACttctctgataccatgttaaatttaaatCAGGTTTAATTtgctctaaaaattaatttctattaaatttggattaaatttaactcattctaaaaaattaaaagagaaaaatgtCTATAATTCCGACCATGTAAGGGTAATTACCTTTTTCACAACTAATGTGAATAATAAAAAACGGTgggattttataattattttgatctATAGTGAAGGGATTTCATAATTACTATTTTTGGGCATAGCTTGAAAGAATACCGACTCAACAACCAACAAGAAGAACAGAAAGCATCACATGATGTccgtgctgaaatccaaacactTCTACTTGTAATGGATAGCAATTAGGACCACACACCTCCATCTGCCACACCATTTTTATTGTCTCTTGTCCGTACAGTTTAAGGCAGGTGTGCCACGTGATCTTCATGCATtctacaataaaattatttcaaaattatgtcAATTTTCTAATTTCATCTCTATATTTTAACTCTATTGAATTTATCCGtttgtattaataaaaatttataatatttatatttaaaaaacacAGAAATacagataatattaaaatatagaaattaaattgttgagttttaaaaataaaaaatatgtatataaattCTGATATATCCTGAGaaagaaatggaaaaaaaaaaaaaattattaagttttaaataatttaatgccTAAAAAATCTCCCGACTCAACTACCACAACAGTAATACCTGTTTAGTTGTAATATAATCACCCCTTTTTAAGTCTTCTCTCACCTCGTAAGCTTCACCCTCtgcttttgcttttgcttccaaGAAAATCCAAAAATATCGATAATCCCAACGTCAATGTGTCGCCCAATTCATGCTTAATCACCTGGGAAAATTCTAAATCCTGATCTTCTTCGCCCGAACTACATTCCCATTACCCTTTTCATTTTGTTCAATATCCATGGCGGCAGCAAGAACTGCTAGCTCTGCTCTTACATTTCATACTTCAATCCTTGCGAAGAGCCAGCGTGGTCGTTTGAACAAGAAGATTTTTGGCCTTCCCGTACCTGTCAATGGCGTTTCTCGGAATGTGAAGCAAGTGAAGAAAGGAGCAATTAGGCATGGAGTTGTGCGTGCAGTAGCAGAAGTGAGCGTTAAAGAGTCTGAGAGTTTAGATCTCTTGGGCATGGATGTGGTGGCAGAAGGAGAGCTGAGAGAAAAAGGGTTTTTGGGGATGAGGAAGACGAAGCTGGTATGTACAATTGGGCCGGCTTGTTGTTCATCGGAGGAGCTTGAGAGGTTGGCAATGGGAGGGATGA
This window harbors:
- the LOC110619371 gene encoding pyruvate kinase isozyme A, chloroplastic — protein: MAISSDSIIRCHQKIFAKHPILELENGVFRIAVGARGVSCSTRKLRSKARVGVRPLAEASVEGLKNFEGDLDFGLDAAAERELTEKGFSGMRKTKLVCTIGPACCSLEDLERLARGGMNVARLNMCHNTKEWHRDVIRKIKRLNDEKGFCVSVMIDTEGSQIHVVDHGAPSSLKAEEGSVWVFTAQKFEGSRPFTVRANYEGFSEGIMVGDELIIDGGMASFQVVERMGNDLRCKCTDPGLLLPRAKLSFWRNGKLSYQGQPTISEKDWEDIDFGISEGVDFVAVSFVNDAEPVKHLKNYLSTKASKSIRVLAKIESLESLQKLEEIVEASDGIMVARGDLGVEVPLEQIPAVQEAITDICRQLNKPVIIASQLLESMVEYPTPTRAEVADVSEAVRQYADAMMLSGESAIGSYGEKALSVLRMVSGRMELQSREENRQNALHQCHLGDSLLDCISEEICNSAVEMANKLGIDAIFVYTKHGEMASLLSRNRPNPPIFAFTDDTDARMALTLQWGVIPILTDLSDDMESNISKTIDLIKSKGMMKEGDAVLIVSDLTPACATRTAFQSIQVKTIV